The following are from one region of the Capsicum annuum cultivar UCD-10X-F1 chromosome 1, UCD10Xv1.1, whole genome shotgun sequence genome:
- the LOC107840123 gene encoding uncharacterized protein LOC107840123 isoform X1: MENYKQNTMQSPLPVSYTSSLPLSSILFKKVATVAAATHRRNSALSAALSGRFNRNANLTSRRYRHHTVTCSANIESNATVDEYEDGDIGGEGNDDDDDDDGVGIEIEKMGKNRRSIRSKIAVKASLQNVWEVLTDYERLADFIPGLAVCQLLQKEPNFARLLQIGEQDLAFGLKFNAKGVIDCYEKDLEDLLTGQRRDIEFKMVEGDFKNFEGRWSIEQYCENMQCKIGSEQELDSFVGQPLHTTLSYIVDVEPKLWLPVRLIEGRLCKEIKINLQSVRDEAQKVYLSSFSSC; this comes from the exons ATGGAAAATTACAAACAAAACACAATGCAAAGTCCACTACCAGTTTCGTATACCTCGTCACTTCCCCTATCTTCAATTTTGTTCAAGAAGGTAGCCACAGTAGCTGCCGCTACGCACCGCCGCAACAGTGCTTTATCCGCCGCCCTCAGCGGCAGGTTCAACAGAAACGCTAACCTAACCTCTCGAAGATATCGCCATCATACTGTCACGTGTTCTGCAAACATCGAGTCAAATGCTACCGTTGACGAGTATGAAGACGGCGATATCGGAGGAGAAGGAAATGACGACGACGATGATGATGACGGCGTTGGGATTGAAATTGAGAAAATGGGGAAAAATCGACGGAGTATTCGATCTAAGATAGCGGTGAAGGCTAGCTTACAAAATGTTTGGGAAGTCCTGACTGATTATGAAAGATTAGCTGATTTCATCCCAGGTCTTGCTGTCTGCCAGTTGCTTCAGAAGGAACCGAATTTCGCCCGACTTCTTCAG ATTGGAGAGCAAGACCTAGCATTCGGGCTCAAATTTAATGCTAAAGGTGTCATTGATTGTTATGAGAAAGATCTTGAAGATCTCCTCACTGGTCAGAGGCGTGATATTGAGTTTAAGATGGTAGAAGgtgacttcaaaaattttgaagGAAGATGGTCTATCGAACAG TACTGTGAGAACATGCAGTGCAAGATAGGTAGTGAGCAAGAGCTTGATTCTTTTGTGGGCCAACCATTACATACAACTCTCTCCTACATTGTCGATGTTGAACCTAAGCTTTGGTTGCCTGTGCGGCTTATTGAAGGCAGACTTTGTAAGGAGATAAAAATCAACCTGCAGTCTGTTCGGGACGAAGCACAAAAAGTATATCTCTCTTCATTTTCATCTTGTTAA
- the LOC107840108 gene encoding uncharacterized protein C24B11.05 isoform X1 has protein sequence MESVARSDSLKFDCLLFDMDDTLYPLSSGVNLACRKNIQEYMLHHLNIEETEVPKMCLDLYREYGTTMAGLKELGYEFDNDKFHEFVHGRLPYEVLKPDPLLRNLLLSMPQRKIIFTNGDKAHAIRVLSRLGLGDCFEGIICFETLNPPLEDTTDDEAASRRSRILCKPSLEAMEAAIRIANLDPNKTIFFDDSARNIASGKQAGLHTVVVGSSTLVAGADHALRSIHNIREALPQIWEEGGEYSQQIIQSNNAAELTVVQA, from the exons ATGGAATCCGTTGCAAGGTCTGACAGTCTTAAGTTTGACTGCCTGTTGTTTG ATATGGATGacactttgtatcctcttagctCAGGTGTCAACCTAGCTTGTCGCAAAAATATACAAG AGTATATGTTGCATCACCTAAATATTGAAGAAACTGAAGTGCCAAAGATGTGCTTGGACCTATATAGGGAGTACGGCACAACAATGGCAGGCTTGAAG GAGCTAGGATACGAATTTGACAACGACAAGTTTCATGAATTTGTGCATGGAAGATTGCCGTATGAGGTACTAAAACCTGATCCACTTCTGAGGAACCTCCTCCTTTCCATGCCACAACGCAAAATT ATATTCACAAACGGGGATAAAGCACATGCAATACGAGTGCTGAGTAGGTTGGGGCTAGGAGATTGTTTTGAAGGTATTATATGCTTTGAAACTTTGAATCCTCCATTGGAGGATACTACTGATGATGAGGCTGCTAGTCGTCGTTCTCGTATTTTATGCAAGCCTTCACTGGAAGCAATGGAGGCTGCTATTCGGATTGCAAATCTTGATCCAAACAAAACT ATATTTTTCGATGATAGCGCTCGGAACATAGCAAGTGGTAAACAAGCTGGATTACACACGGTTGTT GTGGGGAGCTCAACGTTGGTGGCAGGGGCAGATCATGCCTTGAGGAGCATACACAACATAAGAGAAGCCCTTCCTCAAATATGGGAAGAAGGAGGAGAATACTCACAGCAAATTATCCAATCCAATAACGCTGCTGAATTAACTGTCGTGCAAGCATAA
- the LOC107840108 gene encoding phosphate metabolism protein 8 isoform X3: MESVARSDSLKFDCLLFDMDDTLYPLSSGVNLACRKNIQEYMLHHLNIEETEVPKMCLDLYREYGTTMAGLKELGYEFDNDKFHEFVHGRLPYEVLKPDPLLRNLLLSMPQRKIIFTNGDKAHAIRVLSRLGLGDCFEGIICFETLNPPLEDTTDDEAASRRSRILCKPSLEAMEAAIRIANLDPNKTVGSSTLVAGADHALRSIHNIREALPQIWEEGGEYSQQIIQSNNAAELTVVQA; encoded by the exons ATGGAATCCGTTGCAAGGTCTGACAGTCTTAAGTTTGACTGCCTGTTGTTTG ATATGGATGacactttgtatcctcttagctCAGGTGTCAACCTAGCTTGTCGCAAAAATATACAAG AGTATATGTTGCATCACCTAAATATTGAAGAAACTGAAGTGCCAAAGATGTGCTTGGACCTATATAGGGAGTACGGCACAACAATGGCAGGCTTGAAG GAGCTAGGATACGAATTTGACAACGACAAGTTTCATGAATTTGTGCATGGAAGATTGCCGTATGAGGTACTAAAACCTGATCCACTTCTGAGGAACCTCCTCCTTTCCATGCCACAACGCAAAATT ATATTCACAAACGGGGATAAAGCACATGCAATACGAGTGCTGAGTAGGTTGGGGCTAGGAGATTGTTTTGAAGGTATTATATGCTTTGAAACTTTGAATCCTCCATTGGAGGATACTACTGATGATGAGGCTGCTAGTCGTCGTTCTCGTATTTTATGCAAGCCTTCACTGGAAGCAATGGAGGCTGCTATTCGGATTGCAAATCTTGATCCAAACAAAACT GTGGGGAGCTCAACGTTGGTGGCAGGGGCAGATCATGCCTTGAGGAGCATACACAACATAAGAGAAGCCCTTCCTCAAATATGGGAAGAAGGAGGAGAATACTCACAGCAAATTATCCAATCCAATAACGCTGCTGAATTAACTGTCGTGCAAGCATAA
- the LOC107840123 gene encoding uncharacterized protein LOC107840123 isoform X2, which translates to MENYKQNTMQSPLPVSYTSSLPLSSILFKKVATVAAATHRRNSALSAALSGRFNRNANLTSRRYRHHTVTCSANIESNATVDEYEDGDIGGEGNDDDDDDDGVGIEIEKMGKNRRSIRSKIAVKASLQNVWEVLTDYERLADFIPGLAVCQLLQKEPNFARLLQIGEQDLAFGLKFNAKGVIDCYEKDLEDLLTGQRRDIEFKMVEGDFKNFEGRWSIEQCKIGSEQELDSFVGQPLHTTLSYIVDVEPKLWLPVRLIEGRLCKEIKINLQSVRDEAQKVYLSSFSSC; encoded by the exons ATGGAAAATTACAAACAAAACACAATGCAAAGTCCACTACCAGTTTCGTATACCTCGTCACTTCCCCTATCTTCAATTTTGTTCAAGAAGGTAGCCACAGTAGCTGCCGCTACGCACCGCCGCAACAGTGCTTTATCCGCCGCCCTCAGCGGCAGGTTCAACAGAAACGCTAACCTAACCTCTCGAAGATATCGCCATCATACTGTCACGTGTTCTGCAAACATCGAGTCAAATGCTACCGTTGACGAGTATGAAGACGGCGATATCGGAGGAGAAGGAAATGACGACGACGATGATGATGACGGCGTTGGGATTGAAATTGAGAAAATGGGGAAAAATCGACGGAGTATTCGATCTAAGATAGCGGTGAAGGCTAGCTTACAAAATGTTTGGGAAGTCCTGACTGATTATGAAAGATTAGCTGATTTCATCCCAGGTCTTGCTGTCTGCCAGTTGCTTCAGAAGGAACCGAATTTCGCCCGACTTCTTCAG ATTGGAGAGCAAGACCTAGCATTCGGGCTCAAATTTAATGCTAAAGGTGTCATTGATTGTTATGAGAAAGATCTTGAAGATCTCCTCACTGGTCAGAGGCGTGATATTGAGTTTAAGATGGTAGAAGgtgacttcaaaaattttgaagGAAGATGGTCTATCGAACAG TGCAAGATAGGTAGTGAGCAAGAGCTTGATTCTTTTGTGGGCCAACCATTACATACAACTCTCTCCTACATTGTCGATGTTGAACCTAAGCTTTGGTTGCCTGTGCGGCTTATTGAAGGCAGACTTTGTAAGGAGATAAAAATCAACCTGCAGTCTGTTCGGGACGAAGCACAAAAAGTATATCTCTCTTCATTTTCATCTTGTTAA
- the LOC107840108 gene encoding uncharacterized protein C24B11.05 isoform X2 produces the protein MDDTLYPLSSGVNLACRKNIQEYMLHHLNIEETEVPKMCLDLYREYGTTMAGLKELGYEFDNDKFHEFVHGRLPYEVLKPDPLLRNLLLSMPQRKIIFTNGDKAHAIRVLSRLGLGDCFEGIICFETLNPPLEDTTDDEAASRRSRILCKPSLEAMEAAIRIANLDPNKTIFFDDSARNIASGKQAGLHTVVVGSSTLVAGADHALRSIHNIREALPQIWEEGGEYSQQIIQSNNAAELTVVQA, from the exons ATGGATGacactttgtatcctcttagctCAGGTGTCAACCTAGCTTGTCGCAAAAATATACAAG AGTATATGTTGCATCACCTAAATATTGAAGAAACTGAAGTGCCAAAGATGTGCTTGGACCTATATAGGGAGTACGGCACAACAATGGCAGGCTTGAAG GAGCTAGGATACGAATTTGACAACGACAAGTTTCATGAATTTGTGCATGGAAGATTGCCGTATGAGGTACTAAAACCTGATCCACTTCTGAGGAACCTCCTCCTTTCCATGCCACAACGCAAAATT ATATTCACAAACGGGGATAAAGCACATGCAATACGAGTGCTGAGTAGGTTGGGGCTAGGAGATTGTTTTGAAGGTATTATATGCTTTGAAACTTTGAATCCTCCATTGGAGGATACTACTGATGATGAGGCTGCTAGTCGTCGTTCTCGTATTTTATGCAAGCCTTCACTGGAAGCAATGGAGGCTGCTATTCGGATTGCAAATCTTGATCCAAACAAAACT ATATTTTTCGATGATAGCGCTCGGAACATAGCAAGTGGTAAACAAGCTGGATTACACACGGTTGTT GTGGGGAGCTCAACGTTGGTGGCAGGGGCAGATCATGCCTTGAGGAGCATACACAACATAAGAGAAGCCCTTCCTCAAATATGGGAAGAAGGAGGAGAATACTCACAGCAAATTATCCAATCCAATAACGCTGCTGAATTAACTGTCGTGCAAGCATAA